In one Methylobacterium sp. SyP6R genomic region, the following are encoded:
- a CDS encoding DUF6916 family protein, whose protein sequence is MADSLSTLSAGLFTPAVGETFTFRDLNGSALTATLARCDEYPRATMPGSARTAFGLIFTCPADAVGDYGGGHGVLSHPTLGEFGPLYVERVLPVGFPPGTASYQAVFS, encoded by the coding sequence ATGGCCGATTCGCTCAGCACCCTGTCCGCCGGGCTGTTCACCCCCGCCGTGGGAGAGACGTTCACCTTCCGGGATCTGAATGGCTCCGCCCTGACGGCGACGCTGGCGCGGTGCGACGAGTATCCGCGTGCGACGATGCCGGGCAGCGCCCGCACGGCGTTCGGGCTGATCTTCACCTGCCCGGCGGACGCGGTCGGCGACTATGGCGGCGGCCACGGCGTGCTGTCTCATCCGACGCTCGGCGAATTCGGGCCGCTCTACGTCGAGCGCGTCCTGCCCGTCGGCTTCCCGCCGGGCACGGCCTCCTACCAGGCCGTCTTCTCCTGA
- a CDS encoding phage tail protein has protein sequence MEAFLGTILTVGFNFPPNGWAQCQGQLLPINQNTALFSLFSTYYGGNGTTTFGLPDLRSRIPLGVGQGSGLQNYSIGMPTGTETTTLTVANMPMHTHQATFAPTTGSQNITIPAQTGPLNVALNVASGSGSVNPGAGTVLAAGTSTGKIYTAYPPASPATMTTLNAASITVSGTPAIPEQTVAVNTVTGGTVTNAVAGGNQGFTNLQPSLALNFIVALTGIYPSRQ, from the coding sequence ATGGAAGCTTTTCTCGGAACTATCCTGACGGTCGGATTCAATTTTCCACCGAACGGCTGGGCACAGTGCCAGGGGCAGCTCCTGCCCATCAATCAGAACACGGCGCTGTTCTCTCTCTTCAGTACGTATTACGGCGGCAACGGCACGACGACTTTCGGCCTGCCGGATCTGCGCAGCCGCATTCCCCTGGGCGTCGGCCAGGGCTCCGGCCTGCAAAACTACAGCATCGGGATGCCGACCGGCACCGAGACGACGACGCTGACCGTCGCCAACATGCCGATGCACACCCATCAGGCGACGTTCGCGCCGACCACCGGCAGCCAGAACATCACCATTCCGGCGCAGACCGGCCCCCTGAACGTGGCGCTGAACGTCGCGAGCGGGAGCGGCAGCGTCAACCCGGGGGCCGGGACCGTGCTGGCAGCGGGCACCTCGACAGGAAAAATCTACACGGCCTATCCCCCGGCCTCCCCCGCCACCATGACGACCCTCAACGCCGCGTCGATCACGGTGTCGGGCACCCCGGCGATCCCGGAGCAGACCGTCGCCGTCAATACGGTGACCGGCGGCACCGTGACGAACGCGGTGGCCGGCGGCAACCAGGGCTTCACCAACCTGCAGCCCTCGCTGGCGCTGAACTTCATCGTCGCGCTGACCGGCATCTATCCGAGCCGCCAGTGA
- a CDS encoding Hint domain-containing protein — MNDGSATSPAAGYSLTATRVNVTQGPQGATGAQGATGAQGATGAQGATGTQGATGAQGTTGAQGTTGAQGATGAQGTTGAQGTTGAQGVTGAQGTTGAQGATGAQGATGAQGTTGAQGVTGAQGATGAQGTTGAQGATGAQGATGAQGTTGAQGVTGAQGTTGAQGATGSQGATGAQGTTGAQGVTGAQGATGAQGATGAQGATGAQGTTGAQGVTGAQGTTGAQGATGAQGATGAQGTTGAQGVTGAQGATGAQGATGAQGATGAQGTTGAQGVTGAQGATGAQGATGAQGATGAQGTTGAQGVTGAQGATGAQGATGAQGATGAQGTTGAQGVTGAQGATGAQGATGEQGATGAQGATGAQGATGAQGATGSQGLQGTTGSQGATGAQGVTGAQGATGAQGATGVQGSTGAEGVTGAQGTTGAQGATGAQGATGSQGAQGTTGSQGATGAQGATGVQGATGSQGATGSQGSTGTQGVTGSQGATGAQGATGSQGATGEQGAQGVTGSQGAPGTTGSQGATGSQGATGSQGATGSQGATGSQGATGAQGATGAQGATGSQGATGSQGATGAQGATGAQGATGSQGATGSQGATGAQGATGSQGATGSQGATGAQGATGSQGATGSQGATGSQGATGAQGATGSQGATGSQGATGPTGADGATGATGPTGPVICFASGTMILTPEGERPVEALRPGDAVVTASGETVSVAWVGHRHLDLRRHPQPERAKPVRVAAHAFGPGLPHRDLVVSPGHALFVEGVLIPAGVLVNGTSVVQLDQAEVMYHHVELPVHDVLVADGMPAESYLDCGNRGTFENHDGPVTLHPDLVASALNLELACAPVVLHGPVVDRVRARLAAKVEVKAERSVLARLLRRA; from the coding sequence GTGAATGACGGCAGCGCGACGTCACCGGCCGCCGGCTACAGCCTGACGGCCACCCGGGTGAACGTGACCCAAGGCCCGCAGGGCGCCACCGGTGCCCAGGGTGCGACCGGCGCCCAGGGTGCCACCGGCGCACAGGGCGCGACGGGCACCCAGGGCGCCACCGGTGCCCAGGGCACGACCGGCGCCCAGGGCACGACGGGTGCACAGGGCGCCACCGGTGCCCAGGGCACGACGGGCGCCCAGGGCACCACCGGCGCTCAAGGCGTGACCGGGGCTCAAGGTACGACGGGCGCGCAGGGCGCCACCGGCGCCCAGGGAGCGACGGGCGCGCAGGGCACGACCGGCGCCCAGGGCGTGACCGGAGCTCAAGGTGCGACCGGCGCGCAGGGTACGACGGGTGCGCAGGGCGCCACCGGCGCGCAGGGCGCGACGGGCGCGCAGGGCACCACCGGCGCGCAGGGCGTGACCGGTGCCCAGGGTACGACGGGTGCGCAGGGCGCCACCGGCTCGCAGGGCGCGACGGGTGCTCAGGGCACCACCGGCGCCCAGGGCGTGACCGGCGCACAGGGCGCGACGGGTGCGCAGGGCGCCACCGGCGCGCAGGGCGCGACGGGCGCGCAGGGCACCACCGGCGCGCAGGGCGTGACCGGTGCCCAGGGTACGACGGGTGCGCAGGGCGCCACCGGTGCCCAGGGCGCGACGGGCGCACAGGGCACCACCGGTGCCCAGGGCGTGACCGGCGCACAGGGCGCGACGGGTGCTCAGGGCGCCACCGGTGCCCAGGGCGCGACGGGCGCTCAGGGCACCACCGGTGCCCAGGGCGTGACCGGCGCACAGGGCGCGACGGGTGCTCAGGGCGCCACCGGCGCACAGGGCGCGACGGGCGCTCAGGGCACCACCGGTGCCCAGGGCGTGACCGGCGCACAGGGCGCGACGGGTGCTCAGGGCGCCACCGGCGCACAGGGCGCGACGGGCGCTCAGGGCACCACCGGTGCCCAGGGCGTGACCGGCGCACAGGGCGCGACGGGTGCTCAGGGTGCCACCGGCGAACAGGGCGCGACGGGCGCACAGGGGGCGACAGGCGCGCAGGGCGCCACCGGCGCTCAAGGTGCCACCGGCTCCCAGGGCCTACAGGGTACGACCGGTTCCCAAGGTGCCACCGGCGCTCAGGGCGTGACCGGTGCCCAGGGTGCCACCGGCGCTCAGGGCGCGACGGGCGTCCAGGGCTCCACCGGTGCCGAGGGCGTGACCGGTGCCCAGGGGACGACGGGCGCGCAGGGCGCCACCGGCGCTCAAGGTGCCACCGGCTCCCAGGGCGCACAGGGCACGACCGGTTCCCAGGGTGCCACCGGTGCCCAGGGTGCGACAGGGGTGCAGGGCGCCACCGGCTCCCAGGGTGCGACAGGCTCACAAGGTTCGACCGGTACGCAGGGCGTGACCGGCTCTCAAGGTGCGACGGGTGCACAGGGCGCGACCGGCTCCCAGGGTGCCACCGGCGAACAGGGCGCGCAGGGTGTGACCGGCTCGCAAGGTGCGCCGGGCACCACAGGCTCGCAGGGTGCGACGGGCTCCCAGGGTGCCACCGGCTCCCAGGGCGCGACGGGCTCCCAGGGTGCCACCGGCTCCCAGGGTGCGACGGGTGCCCAGGGTGCGACGGGTGCCCAGGGTGCCACCGGCTCCCAGGGTGCCACCGGCTCCCAGGGCGCGACGGGTGCCCAGGGTGCGACGGGTGCCCAGGGTGCCACCGGCTCCCAGGGTGCCACCGGCTCCCAGGGCGCGACGGGTGCCCAGGGTGCGACGGGCTCCCAGGGTGCCACCGGCTCCCAGGGTGCGACGGGTGCCCAGGGTGCCACCGGCTCCCAGGGTGCGACGGGCTCCCAGGGTGCCACCGGCTCCCAGGGTGCGACGGGTGCCCAGGGTGCCACCGGCTCCCAGGGTGCGACGGGCTCGCAGGGTGCCACCGGTCCGACGGGTGCCGATGGTGCCACGGGTGCTACCGGCCCGACCGGCCCTGTCATCTGCTTCGCGTCCGGAACGATGATCCTGACGCCGGAGGGTGAGCGTCCGGTCGAGGCCCTGCGGCCCGGCGACGCCGTCGTCACCGCTTCGGGCGAGACGGTCTCCGTCGCTTGGGTGGGTCACCGCCACCTCGACCTGCGGCGCCATCCGCAGCCCGAGCGGGCCAAGCCGGTCCGGGTCGCCGCGCACGCCTTCGGCCCCGGCCTGCCGCACCGCGACCTCGTCGTCTCGCCCGGCCACGCGCTCTTCGTCGAGGGCGTGCTGATCCCGGCCGGTGTGCTCGTCAACGGCACGTCGGTGGTGCAACTCGACCAGGCGGAGGTCATGTACCACCACGTCGAGCTGCCGGTGCACGACGTGCTGGTCGCCGACGGAATGCCCGCCGAGAGCTACCTCGATTGCGGCAACCGTGGCACCTTCGAGAACCACGACGGCCCGGTCACCCTGCATCCGGACCTCGTCGCCTCGGCGCTGAACCTGGAGCTGGCCTGCGCGCCGGTCGTCCTCCACGGCCCGGTCGTCGACCGGGTCCGGGCACGGCTCGCCGCCAAGGTCGAGGTCAAGGCCGAGCGGTCGGTCCTCGCGCGCCTCTTGCGGCGGGCGTAA
- a CDS encoding phosphate-starvation-inducible PsiE family protein — translation MVETAKLEKAEKEGGWLTRLSAFVFLHTEHAIYAALGVLLALTAVMALIDAAGMTLKAVTSVGAAAQLLDVVDRLLFLLMLVEILHTVRVSMRSGRLTCEPFLIVGLIASIRRVLVLTLQTAEQMHASEWNAQKEALFRASMIELGVLAGLILVMVVSIFLLHRARDSDEPAGSE, via the coding sequence ATGGTGGAGACCGCGAAACTGGAGAAAGCCGAGAAGGAGGGCGGATGGCTCACCCGGCTCTCCGCCTTCGTCTTCCTGCACACCGAGCACGCGATCTACGCCGCGCTGGGCGTGCTCCTGGCGCTGACCGCCGTGATGGCGCTGATCGATGCCGCCGGCATGACCCTCAAGGCGGTGACGTCCGTCGGCGCCGCCGCGCAGCTCCTCGACGTGGTCGACCGGCTGCTGTTCCTGCTGATGCTGGTCGAGATCCTGCACACGGTGCGGGTGTCGATGCGCTCCGGCCGGCTGACCTGCGAGCCGTTCCTGATCGTCGGGCTGATCGCCTCGATCCGGCGCGTCCTCGTGCTCACGCTCCAGACCGCCGAGCAGATGCATGCCAGCGAGTGGAACGCGCAGAAGGAGGCGCTGTTTCGCGCCTCGATGATCGAGCTCGGCGTTCTGGCCGGGCTGATCCTGGTGATGGTGGTGTCGATCTTCCTGCTCCACCGCGCCCGGGACAGCGACGAGCCGGCCGGGTCCGAGTAG
- a CDS encoding phage tail protein, whose amino-acid sequence MEAMTSMIFMVPFTWAPDGWLSCQGQILNIQQYQAVFSLITNMYGGNASTTFGLPNLSGRAAIGAGQSTVTPTTQYAVSKVYGTETTTLAAANLPPHVHPATFAPTMGSQNITIPAQTGPLKVAVNVSNAPGGAAPGTGTVLGSGTSSSKVYAAYPPTAPNAMTALNDASTTVTGTPAIPQQTVAINTVTGGTVTVGPNSGGTPFSTMQPSLALNFIITMFGLYPQRPN is encoded by the coding sequence ATGGAAGCGATGACGAGCATGATTTTCATGGTGCCGTTCACTTGGGCGCCGGACGGCTGGCTTTCCTGCCAAGGGCAGATATTGAACATCCAGCAATATCAAGCTGTGTTCTCCCTCATCACCAACATGTATGGCGGCAACGCCTCAACGACTTTCGGCCTGCCGAACCTGTCGGGCCGCGCGGCCATCGGCGCGGGCCAGTCCACGGTCACCCCCACCACGCAATACGCCGTCTCCAAGGTCTACGGCACCGAGACGACGACGCTGGCGGCCGCCAACCTGCCGCCCCACGTCCATCCGGCGACGTTCGCTCCGACCATGGGCAGCCAGAACATCACCATCCCGGCACAGACCGGTCCCCTGAAGGTGGCGGTGAACGTCTCGAATGCGCCGGGCGGCGCCGCCCCCGGGACCGGGACCGTGCTGGGATCGGGCACGAGTTCGTCGAAGGTCTACGCAGCCTATCCCCCGACTGCCCCCAATGCCATGACGGCCCTCAACGACGCATCGACCACGGTGACGGGCACCCCGGCAATCCCACAGCAGACCGTTGCCATCAACACGGTGACGGGCGGTACGGTGACGGTCGGCCCGAATAGCGGCGGCACCCCGTTCAGCACCATGCAGCCCTCGCTGGCGCTGAACTTCATCATCACGATGTTCGGCCTCTACCCGCAGCGGCCGAATTGA
- a CDS encoding carotenoid 1,2-hydratase — MSDDGAHGLTVIAFLGSVFSPYYAWSGRGDPINHSAVNVVLYGRPKAWAMTERSRRHVSRTATSLTIGPSSLDWDGTTLTIRVDEVTTPLPARLSGTIRVRPGGFTPGPFTLDGEGHHRWWPLAPSSRVEVAFDRPSLNWSGHAYFDTNDGDVPLEQSFRSWTWSRSTLTHGAAILYDVERRDGSRQDLSLRFDPDGTPRPIAPPVPAALPRTLWRLPRATRSDDGRAALLRRFEDAPFYSRSLLAARICGEAVRPVHESLDLDRLTHPLVRFMLPFRMPRPQG, encoded by the coding sequence GTGAGCGACGACGGCGCGCACGGCCTGACCGTCATCGCGTTCCTGGGCAGCGTGTTCTCGCCCTACTACGCCTGGAGCGGGCGCGGCGACCCGATCAACCATTCCGCCGTCAACGTGGTGCTGTACGGAAGGCCCAAGGCCTGGGCGATGACCGAGCGCAGCCGGCGCCACGTCAGCCGCACCGCGACCTCGCTCACCATCGGCCCGAGTTCCCTCGACTGGGACGGCACCACCCTGACGATCCGGGTCGACGAGGTGACGACCCCCCTGCCCGCCCGGCTCTCCGGCACGATCCGGGTCCGGCCCGGCGGGTTCACGCCCGGCCCCTTCACCCTCGACGGCGAGGGCCACCACCGCTGGTGGCCGCTCGCGCCCTCCTCGCGGGTCGAGGTCGCGTTCGACAGGCCCTCGCTGAACTGGAGCGGCCACGCCTATTTCGACACCAACGACGGCGACGTGCCGCTGGAACAGTCGTTCAGGAGCTGGACCTGGTCGCGCTCGACGCTGACGCACGGCGCGGCGATCCTGTACGATGTGGAGCGGCGCGACGGCAGCCGCCAGGACCTGTCGCTGCGCTTCGACCCCGACGGCACCCCGCGCCCGATCGCGCCGCCGGTCCCGGCCGCGCTCCCGCGCACGCTCTGGCGCCTGCCGCGCGCCACCCGCAGCGACGACGGCCGGGCGGCGTTGCTGCGCCGCTTCGAGGACGCGCCGTTCTACTCGCGCTCGCTGCTCGCGGCGCGGATCTGCGGCGAGGCGGTGCGGCCGGTCCACGAATCGCTCGACCTCGACCGGCTCACCCACCCGCTGGTGCGGTTCATGCTGCCCTTCCGCATGCCCCGCCCGCAAGGCTGA
- a CDS encoding FkbM family methyltransferase, with product MTPSGQTLCLAMIVKNEAPVIRRCLDSVRPLIDHWIVVDTGSTDGTQDLVREILAGLPGELVERPWVDFAHNRSEALALARPHGTYTLVIDADDELLLPPGYVLPDLTADAYEVTITDIPLSYRRIQVVKNTLPWRYRGVLHEFVECPDGTNRALLDITMRRNHDGARRRDGETYRRDAAILEAALATETDPFFIARYTFYLAQSYRDCGAHEQAVAAYLRRADLGYWQEEVYIALLAAARLMPGLGRPLDETLAVYRRAIALGPHRAEAAYSASHACRLAERYEEGFRFAEPALPLKPPEGALFVEPWLYEYGLRDEYAVNAYWAGHYWHSLAACLDLMACPTAPEGERKRYAANARFALEKLPIPIEGRRGFLSTTRPGIGPSDLPDFWSGLSRTGPWLPTRPQGGTELMHEGLSRRLGAALQRINLCLNGYDEGRVDGRPLVVWIHHAPDQPAVAWLRDAARVARVARFVFVSEWQRAQFLATFGLPPERCIVLRNATEVPERNRVPGHRRPLKVAYTSTPYRGLSVLLEAWAQAAPEAAELHVWSSHKLYGPGADDAPYAELYARARSLPNVHYHGLLPNAELRAALADIDILAYPNTFAETSCLAVIEAMAAGCRVICPSHGALPETTAGFARLYPHVADPAEHARAFADLLAGELADPWQGYPERAAAQQEHCRQTYDWRVRVPEWLSLIDGLTAPAPSPRFTPTFRRVEARHGTFVVVEQDFIGRTILETGEWEPHLIEFARLFLDETSHVVDLGANLGYHTVRLAGLVPRGSVHAFEPLGLCYAQLQQNVLANRCDHVRTYKMAVTDRSGDTVEMEPLEATLTAGGTVNIGHTGIGQGGDLVFTVRLDDLPLPPVAFIKMDVQGAEAAALAGMQALIARDRPVLFVEIEEHHLRRHGSSSKAVIEHLLGLGYSLMRIRNEWPTDHVAIPNERADLIDRCRGQTFYETDWIAGTRVELHFETTHYYASVVAS from the coding sequence ATGACCCCGTCCGGCCAGACCCTCTGCCTCGCGATGATCGTCAAGAACGAGGCACCGGTGATCCGCCGGTGCCTGGATTCGGTGCGCCCGCTCATCGACCACTGGATCGTCGTCGATACCGGCTCCACCGACGGCACCCAGGACCTGGTGCGGGAGATCCTGGCCGGCCTGCCGGGAGAGCTGGTCGAGCGGCCTTGGGTCGATTTCGCCCACAACCGGTCCGAGGCCCTGGCGCTGGCGCGCCCGCACGGCACCTACACCCTGGTCATCGACGCCGACGACGAACTGCTCCTGCCGCCGGGCTACGTCCTGCCCGACCTCACGGCGGATGCCTATGAGGTCACGATCACGGATATCCCGCTGAGCTACCGGCGGATCCAGGTGGTGAAGAATACCCTGCCGTGGCGCTACCGCGGGGTACTGCACGAATTCGTCGAATGCCCGGACGGGACGAACCGCGCCCTCCTCGACATCACCATGCGGCGCAACCACGACGGCGCCCGCCGCCGCGACGGCGAGACCTACCGGCGCGACGCCGCAATCCTGGAGGCGGCGCTCGCGACGGAGACGGACCCGTTCTTCATCGCCCGCTACACCTTCTACCTTGCCCAAAGCTACCGCGATTGCGGCGCCCACGAGCAGGCGGTCGCCGCCTACCTGCGGCGGGCGGATCTCGGATACTGGCAGGAGGAGGTCTATATCGCCCTCCTCGCCGCCGCCCGGTTGATGCCGGGCCTCGGGCGCCCCCTCGACGAGACACTGGCGGTCTACCGCCGAGCCATCGCGCTCGGCCCGCATCGGGCCGAAGCCGCTTACTCGGCCAGCCACGCCTGCCGCCTCGCCGAGCGCTACGAGGAGGGCTTTCGCTTTGCCGAGCCCGCCCTGCCCCTGAAGCCGCCGGAGGGCGCGCTGTTCGTCGAGCCCTGGCTCTACGAGTATGGCCTGCGGGACGAATACGCGGTCAACGCCTACTGGGCCGGCCATTACTGGCACAGCCTCGCCGCCTGCCTCGACCTGATGGCCTGCCCGACGGCGCCGGAGGGCGAGCGCAAGCGCTACGCCGCCAATGCCCGCTTCGCCCTCGAGAAGCTGCCGATCCCCATCGAGGGCCGGCGCGGCTTCCTGTCGACGACCCGCCCGGGCATCGGCCCGAGCGACCTGCCGGACTTCTGGTCCGGCCTGTCACGCACCGGGCCCTGGCTGCCGACGCGCCCGCAGGGCGGCACGGAGCTGATGCACGAGGGCCTGTCCCGGCGCCTCGGAGCGGCGCTCCAGCGCATCAATCTCTGCCTCAACGGCTACGACGAGGGCCGGGTCGACGGGCGCCCGCTCGTGGTCTGGATCCATCACGCACCCGACCAGCCGGCGGTGGCCTGGCTGCGCGACGCCGCCCGGGTCGCCCGCGTGGCGCGCTTCGTCTTCGTCTCGGAGTGGCAGCGGGCGCAGTTCCTGGCGACCTTCGGCCTGCCGCCCGAGCGCTGCATCGTGCTGCGCAACGCCACCGAGGTGCCCGAGCGCAACCGCGTGCCCGGTCATCGCCGCCCGCTCAAGGTCGCCTATACCAGCACGCCCTACCGGGGGCTCTCGGTGCTGCTGGAGGCCTGGGCGCAGGCCGCGCCCGAGGCGGCCGAGCTGCACGTCTGGTCGTCGCACAAGCTCTACGGCCCGGGCGCCGACGACGCTCCTTACGCCGAGCTCTACGCCCGCGCCCGCTCGCTGCCGAACGTGCATTACCACGGGCTCCTGCCGAACGCCGAGCTGCGCGCCGCACTCGCCGACATCGACATCCTGGCCTATCCGAACACCTTCGCGGAGACCTCGTGCCTTGCCGTCATCGAGGCGATGGCGGCGGGCTGCCGGGTGATCTGCCCGAGCCATGGGGCGCTGCCGGAGACCACCGCCGGATTCGCCCGCCTCTACCCTCACGTCGCCGATCCGGCCGAGCATGCCCGCGCCTTCGCCGACCTCCTGGCCGGGGAACTGGCCGATCCGTGGCAGGGATACCCTGAGCGCGCGGCGGCGCAGCAGGAGCATTGCCGGCAGACCTACGACTGGCGCGTGCGGGTGCCCGAGTGGCTTTCGCTCATCGACGGACTCACCGCCCCGGCGCCGAGCCCCCGCTTCACCCCGACCTTCCGCAGGGTCGAGGCGCGGCACGGCACCTTCGTGGTGGTGGAGCAGGACTTCATCGGCCGGACGATCCTCGAGACCGGCGAGTGGGAGCCGCATCTGATCGAGTTCGCCCGCCTGTTCCTCGACGAGACCTCCCACGTCGTCGATCTCGGCGCCAATCTCGGCTATCACACCGTCCGGCTCGCCGGGCTCGTCCCGCGCGGCTCGGTCCACGCCTTCGAGCCGCTCGGCCTGTGCTACGCGCAATTGCAGCAGAACGTGCTGGCCAATCGCTGCGACCACGTCCGCACCTACAAGATGGCGGTCACAGACCGGTCCGGCGACACGGTCGAGATGGAGCCGCTGGAGGCGACGCTGACGGCGGGCGGCACCGTCAATATCGGCCATACCGGGATCGGGCAGGGTGGCGACCTCGTCTTCACGGTCCGGCTCGACGACCTGCCCCTGCCGCCGGTCGCCTTCATCAAGATGGACGTCCAGGGCGCGGAAGCCGCGGCGCTCGCCGGCATGCAGGCCCTCATCGCCCGCGACCGCCCGGTACTGTTCGTCGAGATCGAGGAGCATCACCTGCGCCGGCACGGATCGAGCTCGAAGGCGGTGATCGAGCACCTGCTCGGGCTCGGCTACAGCCTCATGCGGATCCGCAACGAGTGGCCGACCGACCACGTGGCGATCCCCAACGAGCGGGCCGACCTCATCGACCGGTGCCGCGGCCAGACATTCTATGAGACCGACTGGATCGCCGGCACGCGGGTGGAGCTGCACTTCGAGACGACGCATTACTATGCGTCCGTCGTGGCCTCGTGA
- a CDS encoding GNAT family N-acetyltransferase, giving the protein MVAYAGSIPLLGGLGLRPIRPTDQDFLLQLFVESRPWLTWAADDRDFLQTLYEQQFKALRTGLETVYPEHLDFIVERTGQAVGRLVVDLGYHDWRITELAIVAAARGKGIGTDLVRSLQMAAEQQRLPITLSTPMAGATDGRSLYERLGFQVTAVRPPLYEMAWLPACLRAPQPAGA; this is encoded by the coding sequence ATGGTCGCTTATGCCGGCTCCATCCCGCTGCTCGGAGGCCTGGGGCTCCGCCCCATCCGCCCGACGGACCAGGACTTCCTGCTGCAGCTCTTCGTCGAGTCGCGCCCCTGGCTCACCTGGGCCGCCGACGACCGCGACTTCCTGCAGACGCTCTACGAGCAGCAGTTCAAGGCCCTGCGGACCGGGCTCGAGACGGTCTATCCCGAGCATCTGGACTTCATCGTCGAGCGCACGGGCCAGGCGGTTGGGCGCCTCGTGGTCGATCTCGGCTACCATGACTGGCGCATCACCGAACTGGCGATCGTCGCGGCGGCCCGCGGCAAGGGCATCGGCACCGACCTCGTGCGCAGCCTCCAGATGGCGGCCGAGCAGCAGCGCCTGCCGATCACCCTCTCGACCCCGATGGCCGGCGCCACCGACGGGCGGAGCCTCTACGAGCGCCTGGGCTTCCAGGTCACGGCCGTGCGCCCGCCGCTCTACGAGATGGCCTGGCTCCCGGCCTGCCTGCGGGCGCCTCAGCCGGCCGGCGCTTGA
- a CDS encoding DUF6916 family protein, with translation MSASLDTLSAGVFAPLVGEAFGLHGPDGHDLAVTLAHCDEHPRATMPGSPRTAFSLTFAGPAAGASPGGECVLSHPSLGTVGPLHVERVMPIGFPAGSAVYEAVFA, from the coding sequence GTGAGCGCCTCGCTCGACACCCTGTCGGCAGGCGTCTTCGCGCCCCTGGTGGGGGAAGCGTTCGGGCTGCACGGCCCGGACGGGCACGACCTGGCGGTGACGCTGGCGCATTGCGACGAGCATCCCCGCGCGACCATGCCGGGGAGCCCCCGCACGGCGTTCAGCCTGACCTTCGCCGGTCCCGCGGCCGGCGCCTCCCCGGGTGGCGAGTGCGTGCTGTCGCACCCCTCGCTCGGCACGGTCGGGCCGCTCCATGTCGAGCGCGTCATGCCCATCGGCTTCCCGGCGGGCAGCGCCGTGTACGAGGCGGTCTTCGCCTGA
- a CDS encoding glycosyltransferase, producing MTPSGQTLCLAMIVRNEAPVIRRCLESVRPLIDHWIVVDTGSTDGTQDLVREILADRPGELVERPWVDFAHNRSESLALARPHGTYTLVIDADDELLLPEGFVLPDLTADAYEVTVTNGPHSFRRTQAVRNTLPWRYRGVLHEIITCPEARPPAFLDVAMRRHHDGARRREPGTFRRDIAILEAALRTETDPFLVSRYTFYLGQSYRGDGARAEAIDAYLRRAELGFGPDEAYVALVSAADLMAELDRPVDEVLAACRRAIALGPHRAEARFSAARACRLAGRCEEGFHFAEAGLSLRPPEAGLFVMPWIYAWALREEYALNAYETGRDWHALAASLDLMACPTAPEAERKRFAVTARRALERMPVPLDPRRGFLNTTRPGIAPSDLPTYWSGQAPAAP from the coding sequence ATGACCCCGTCCGGCCAGACCCTCTGCCTCGCGATGATCGTCAGGAACGAGGCGCCGGTGATCCGCCGGTGCCTGGAGTCGGTGCGTCCGCTCATCGACCACTGGATCGTCGTCGATACCGGCTCCACCGACGGGACCCAGGACCTGGTGCGGGAGATCCTGGCCGATCGGCCGGGCGAGCTGGTCGAGCGTCCCTGGGTCGATTTCGCCCATAACCGCTCCGAGAGCCTCGCGCTGGCGCGTCCGCACGGCACCTACACCCTGGTCATCGACGCCGACGACGAATTGCTCCTGCCCGAGGGCTTCGTCCTGCCCGATCTGACGGCGGACGCCTACGAGGTCACCGTCACGAATGGCCCGCACAGCTTCCGGCGGACGCAAGCGGTACGCAACACCCTGCCGTGGCGCTACCGCGGGGTGCTGCACGAGATCATCACCTGCCCCGAGGCGCGGCCCCCGGCCTTCCTGGACGTCGCCATGCGGCGCCACCACGACGGCGCCCGCCGGCGCGAGCCCGGGACTTTTCGGCGCGACATCGCCATCCTGGAGGCCGCCTTGCGGACGGAGACGGATCCGTTCCTCGTCTCGCGCTACACCTTCTATCTCGGCCAGAGCTACCGGGGCGACGGAGCCCGGGCGGAGGCGATCGACGCCTATCTGCGGCGGGCCGAGCTCGGCTTCGGGCCGGACGAGGCCTACGTCGCCCTCGTGTCCGCCGCCGACCTGATGGCGGAACTCGATCGGCCCGTGGACGAGGTCCTGGCAGCCTGTCGCCGCGCCATCGCGCTCGGCCCGCACCGGGCGGAGGCCCGCTTCTCCGCGGCCCGCGCCTGCCGTCTCGCCGGACGCTGCGAGGAGGGGTTCCACTTCGCCGAGGCCGGCCTGTCCTTGCGCCCGCCGGAGGCCGGGCTGTTCGTCATGCCGTGGATCTACGCCTGGGCCCTGCGCGAGGAGTACGCCCTCAACGCCTACGAGACCGGCCGCGACTGGCATGCCCTCGCGGCCAGCCTCGACCTGATGGCCTGCCCGACGGCGCCGGAGGCGGAGCGCAAGCGCTTCGCCGTCACTGCCCGGCGCGCCCTGGAGCGGATGCCCGTCCCCCTAGACCCGCGCCGCGGCTTCCTGAACACGACGCGCCCGGGCATCGCGCCGAGCGACCTGCCGACCTACTGGTCCGGGCAGGCGCCAGCGGCGCCGTGA